In Nicotiana tabacum cultivar K326 chromosome 2, ASM71507v2, whole genome shotgun sequence, the following proteins share a genomic window:
- the LOC107786128 gene encoding uncharacterized protein LOC107786128: MDFELRRAREKLEKEQKDRKQKAKLKLEREKKAKQEAVRQREAIEAVQRARRLDAAQAQAKATQQIEEELLAGRGVAFSRILEAVPYEGAGDKIKLPPSCFTELSDQGAFDKGPLHFRVSVVRQSSPSDLKDAEQNNRTTHAGVLEFTADDGAVELPPHIWSNLFPADSPMAPMVEVCYVWLPKGTYAKLQPVEPGFSDIPNHKAVLETSLRQHATLSEGNILTVNHGVLTYHLRVLELKPSSSVSVLETDIEVDVMGADRTAESTNQCVLQPLIFGEVDAGVVTEGSYVYYKFILDEVNWGFISLGDVEVEIKVESDTQDGDTDLYVSKHPLLFPTQHQHGWSSHDIGSKSLVLSSRDLGLGPGTYSIGIYGFKGTTKYKVSVNIRDTYKSKSGQHAVSSTLSADADTVGCRNCKHFIPSRSIALHEAYCSRHNVVCQHTGCGVVLRRDEAKNHVHCQECGLAFQKEEIEKHKKVFHVPLHCPCGIVLAKEKMVQHQSMECPLRLVTCRFCGDMVQAGSSAADARDRLRGLTEHESVCGSRTAPCDSCGRSVMLKDMDIHQVAVHQKN, translated from the exons ATGGATTTTGAGTTGAGAAGAGCGAGAGAGAAGCTGGAGAAAGAGCAAAAGGATAGGAAGCAGAAAGCTAAATTGAAAttggaaagagagaaaaaagccAAACAAGAAGCCGTTCGTCAACGTGAAGCTATTGAAGCTGTTCAACGTGCTCGCCGCCTTGATGCTGCTCAAGCCCAAGCTAAG GCAACCCAGCAAATTGAAGAAGAACTGTTAGCTGGACGAGGAGTTGCATTTTCCCGTATTTTGGAAGCTGTACCTTATGAGGGTGCCGGAGATAAAATTAAGTTGCCACCATCTTGCTTCACTGAATTGTCTGATCAGGGTGCCTTTGACAAGGGACCCCTACACTTCAGGGTTTCTGTAGTTCGCCAATCTTCTCCTTCGGACTTGAAGGATGCAGAGCAGAATAATCGGACAACACATGCTGGAGTCCTGGAGTTCACTGCCGATGACGGTGCTGTAGAGCTTCCTCCACATATATGGAGTAACTTATTTCCTGCAGATTCTCCAATGGCTCCTATGGTTGAAGTGTGTTATGTCTGGCTACCAAAAGGAACTTATGCAAAACTTCAGCCAGTTGAACCAGGATTTTCTGATATCCCTAATCACAAAGCAGTTCTTGAAACAAGCCTTCGTCAGCATGCCACGCTTTCAGAAGGCAATATACTGACTGTCAATCATGGTGTTCTGACATACCATTTACGTGTTCTTGAACTGAAACCTTCTTCGAGTGTATCCGTTTTGGAAACGGATATAGAAGTTGATGTAATGGGCGCAGATCGGACAGCTGAGAGCACAAATCAGTGTGTATTGCAACCTCTCATATTTGGGGAGGTAGATGCTGGGGTGGTCACAGAAGGAAGCTATGTATACTACAAGTTCATACTAGACGAAGTTAATTGGGGATTTATATCTTTGGGGGATGTTGAAGTTGAGATAAAGGTAGAATCAGATACCCAAGATGGAGATACTGACCTCTATGTTTCTAAACATCCATTACTGTTCCCCACACAGCACCAGCATGGTTGGTCATCTCATGACATTGGTTCAAAATCTTTGGTCCTTAGCTCCAGGGATCTGGGCCTTGGACCAGGTACATACAGTATTGGCATTTATGGTTTCAAGGGCACAACCAAGTATAAGGTGTCTGTTAACATTCGAGACACATATAAGTCAAAGAGCGGACAGCATGCTGTGTCTTCCACATTATCTGCTGATGCAGATACGGTAGGATGCCGGAATTGTAAGCATTTCATACCTTCTAGGAGTATAGCGCTGCATGAAGCCTACTGTAGCAGGCACAATGTTGTCTGTCAGCATACTGGTTGTGGGGTTGTTCTAAGGAGGGATGAGGCCAAGAACCATGTCCACTGTCAAGAATGTGGGTTAGCAtttcagaaagaagaaattgagaaGCACAAGAAAGTATTTCATGTGCCGCTGCATTGCCCTTGTGGAATAGTCCTTGCAAAAGAAAAGATG GTTCAACATCAATCTATGGAGTGTCCCTTGCGGCTGGTAACGTGCCGGTTTTGTGGAGACATGGTGCAAGCAGGGAGTTCCGCAGCAGATGCAAGGGATCGGTTAAGAGGACTTACAGAGCACGAGAGTGTCTGTGGATCAAGAACTGCCCCTTGTGATTCATGTGGGCGTTCAGTTATGCTGAAGGATATGGACATACATCAAGTTGCAGTTCATCAGAAAAATTGA
- the LOC107786127 gene encoding uncharacterized protein LOC107786127: protein MDEAEMVMVFLEAHEADYFQNMMSAMSNLFAKAIKIRERVENDFNGYIGANARGSDDVHDGFGFGNKNEGGTSQLDFARTFDLVIANSSFPKREEHLVTFRNSMGKTQIDYLLYRKCGKGLYTDSKVIPSEHLTTQHRLLVMDKEIKKSRRKRVVCRKPKIKWGNLTEDKAQELGEKLLAMRVWMSREDESSMWITTVNCIREAAREVLGVTKGFPGGHKGDWWWNGEVQGKVKTKKAAYLKLMGSTNEEERRTYQECYKKAKKEAKVAVTTAKNASFAVCTRSSGERRGQEVVPIGQGEGEEGP, encoded by the exons ATGGATGAAGCAGAAATGGTTATGGTCTTCCTAGAGGCCCAtgaggcggactacttccagaacatgatgtccgctatgAGTAATCTGTTCGCCAAGGCTATCAAAATTAGGGAGAGAgtcgaaaatg ATTTCAATGGCTATATTGGGGCTAATGCTAGGGGTTCTGATGATGTGCACGACGGGTTCGGTTTTGGGAACAAGAATGAGGGAGGTACTTCACAGTTGGATTTTGCTAGAACttttgatttggttatagctaaCTCGAGTTTCCCGAAGAGGGAAGAGCACCTGGTCACTTTCCGAAATTCGATGGGcaagactcagattgattatcttCTTTACAGAAAATGCGGTAAAGGTTTGTACACTGATTCCAAGGTCATCCCAAGTGAGCACCTCACGACCCAACATAGGCTCCTAGTTATGGACAAGGAGATCAAGAAGAGTAGGAGGAAGAGGGTGGTGTGCAGGAAACCTAAGATCAAGTGGGGTAACTTGACCGAGGACAAAGCTCAGGAGTTAGGGGAGAAGTTATTGGCTATGAGGGTCTGGATGAGTAGGGAGGACGAGTCTAGTATGTGGATCACGACTGTAAATTGCATTAGGGAAGCTGCTAGAGAGGTCTTAGGGGTCACGAAGGGCTTTCCTGGGGGTCataaaggagactggtggtggaatggagaggtccaaggtaaagtgaaaACTAAGAAAGCTGCATATTTAAAGCTAATGGGGAGTACAAACGaggaggaaagaaggacttatcagGAGTGTTACAAAAAGGCAAAGAAAGAGGCAAAGGTAGCAGTTACGACGGCTAAGAACGCGTCGTTTGCTGTTTGTACAAGGAGCTCGGGGGAAAGACGGGGACAAGAAGTTGTACCGATTGGCCAAGGTGAGGGAGAGGAAGGCCCGTGA
- the LOC107786126 gene encoding protein RGF1 INDUCIBLE TRANSCRIPTION FACTOR 1-like yields the protein MSSSGSSSLESIEQEEFCVEARRNMPGWLGPFLKRTFFGSCLVHELQKNELNRYCITCDLALCRYCISSDKHNDHKLLKIYRHVYKDVVPLDEMEIHIDCSKIQPYKCNKKWVISLNPLPHCGSGSQIVGDATCYICKRRLNDPDQYRFCCIACKVEALSRKRNEARCALRAIKAFEAIQNGEIRRKRRRKGFPHRAPIQ from the exons atgagTAGCTCTGGGTCATCATCTCTTGAATCAATTGAGCAG GAGGAATTCTGTGTTGAAGCTAGGAGGAATATGCCAGGATGGCTTGGTCCATTTTTAAAGAGGAcattttttgggtcatgtttGGTACATGAACTCCAAAAGAATGAATTGAACAGGTATTGCATTACCTGTGATTTAGCATTATGCAGGTATTGCATTTCTTCAGACAAACACAACGACCACAAGCTTCTAAAGATTTATCGACATGTTTACAAAGATGTTGTTCCCCTCGATGAGATGGAGATTCATATTGACTGCTCCAAAATCCAG CCATACAAATGCAACAAGAAATGGGTTATCTCTTTGAATCCGCTGCCACATTGTGGGTCAGGCTCTCAAATTGTTGGAGATGCTACTTGTTATATTTGCAAAAGGAGATTGAATGACCCTGACCAGTATCGCTTCTGCTGTATTGCCTGCAAG GTAGAAGCCTTATCTAGGAAGAGAAACGAAGCGCGTTGCGCGCTACGTGCAATTAAAGCTTTTGAAGCAATTCAGAATGGCGAGATCAGGCGCAAGCGCAGGAGAAAGGGATTTCCTCACAGAGCTCCTATTCAATAA